The Rhodopirellula islandica genomic interval ATGCAGGCAAATACGTGAGACAGGAGGCGGGGGATCCCGTATGATTTGGCAGAAGGGTTTTGGCTTGCAATCAGCGATTCATTCCTAGTGACGCAGGTATTTTGCAGCCGATGACGCATTCGAACTCAGTACCGATTCTCGGCCGAACGATCGATCGTTTGCGAGAATTTGCGGCAGCTCGCAGTTCGGGGCTGGCATGGGGGATCCTCGCCATTTCTCTGGCCGTGACCGCCATCGCCTGGTGGTTGTCGAGCCAGTACATCCGCGATCGCGCTTCCGATCGCTTCCTGTTTCGCGTCAGTGAGATGGAGGTTTCGATCGAGCAGCGAATGATGGAGTACGAGCAGGTGCTTCGCGGTGGCGTTGGTTTGCTTGAGTCTTCGGAGGCCGTCTCCCGCGATGAGTGGCGAACCTACTTTGAGAACTCTCGATTTCAAGAGTATTACCCTGGCATTCAAGGGGTTGGATACAGCCGGGTGGTGGACGCAGATGAAAAGGACGCGTTCGTTCAATCCATTCGCGCGGAGGGCTTTCCGGACTTTGACATCCGCCCTGCTGGAAAACGCAACCGATACACGGCAATCGACTACCTCGAACCCTTTGATTGGCGAAATCAAAGAGCCTTTGGTTTTGACATGTATTCGGAGGAAACCCGCCGCGCGGCAATGGATGCTGCCATCGCGTCGGGGGAGCCCACGATCTCAGGGATTGTCAAGCTCGTTCAAGAAACAGAGAACGATGTTCAGCGAGGTTTCCTGCTGTATTTGCCTCTCTTTGAACGTGATCAACCGATTGAAACGAGTGCCCAGCGAACGGCTGCCGTCACGGGATTTGTCTACGCTCCGTTCCGGACGCGAGATTTGATGACCGGAATTCGGAGGTCGAATTTGTCGGACATTGAGTTCCGTGTTTATGACGGCGTGGATCGGACCGAAGCCGCATTGCTCTACGACAGCAACCAACCATTGTCAAAGCAGCCCAAGGCAAACGACGCTGATTTTGTGCTGGTCAAGCCGCTTCATCTCCGCGGACGCGATTGGACGATCCACTTCGAATCCCAGCCCGGTTTTATCAGCGGTGGCGAGTCGGCGATCAGTTTAGCGGTGGCAAGTGTCGGTTTGTTCGTCGATATGTTGCTGTTCCTGGTCATCGGTTCCATTGGTCGCCAGCAACGCCATGCGGAGACCCTCGCCAAACGAATGACCAGTGAGTTTCGCAAGGCTCAGCAACAGTTCCAAGCGGTATGCGACACCGCTCATGATCCGATCGTGTTGCTAGATCAATCCAGGCAGGTGATCTACGGGAATCCGGCGACCATGGACGCCTTTGGGTATTCGGCAAGCGAGCTGATTGGGACCTCGGCGAGCTGTCTTTTCGAGAGCTCGCTTCGCACCAAGCCCGCAGCGTCTTCCTCGACAACGGATGATGAGCTGATGTGCATTCGAGAAGATGGGGGGACCTTTCCGGCTCGAATCTCTATCTCCTACTGGAATGATGGCGAACAACAGCTCGCGGCAATCATCATTCGCGATGTGACCGAGCAACGACGTGTGGATGCGTTGATTCGCCAGCACATCCGGGAACTAAGTCGTAGCAACCGGGACTTGGATGCGTTCGCCTATGTCGCATCGCATGATTTGCGTTCTCCCCTACGAAACATCAAGCACTTGGCAGATTGGGTGATGGAGGACACTGGCGACCAGTTGCCAGCCGAGAGTGCCGAACACCTGCGGACCTTGAAGCAGTGCATCAGCCGGATGGAGCAATTGCTCG includes:
- a CDS encoding sensor histidine kinase, which encodes MTHSNSVPILGRTIDRLREFAAARSSGLAWGILAISLAVTAIAWWLSSQYIRDRASDRFLFRVSEMEVSIEQRMMEYEQVLRGGVGLLESSEAVSRDEWRTYFENSRFQEYYPGIQGVGYSRVVDADEKDAFVQSIRAEGFPDFDIRPAGKRNRYTAIDYLEPFDWRNQRAFGFDMYSEETRRAAMDAAIASGEPTISGIVKLVQETENDVQRGFLLYLPLFERDQPIETSAQRTAAVTGFVYAPFRTRDLMTGIRRSNLSDIEFRVYDGVDRTEAALLYDSNQPLSKQPKANDADFVLVKPLHLRGRDWTIHFESQPGFISGGESAISLAVASVGLFVDMLLFLVIGSIGRQQRHAETLAKRMTSEFRKAQQQFQAVCDTAHDPIVLLDQSRQVIYGNPATMDAFGYSASELIGTSASCLFESSLRTKPAASSSTTDDELMCIREDGGTFPARISISYWNDGEQQLAAIIIRDVTEQRRVDALIRQHIRELSRSNRDLDAFAYVASHDLRSPLRNIKHLADWVMEDTGDQLPAESAEHLRTLKQCISRMEQLLDDLLQYSRAGRVHDRVTQVDTAGLVTNIFGMLAKPAAMQVGMEGEFPTLRTLKTPLETCLRNLINNAINHHDREDGKVIVSALDGGEWIRFVVEDDGPGIASRFQKKVFEIFRTLGPLDSKSSSGMGLSIIKKTVETYGGKIELQSELGQGTRFILHWPREIVMPLESVDEAVAAESAVLP